In Sporosarcina psychrophila, a genomic segment contains:
- a CDS encoding prolyl oligopeptidase family serine peptidase, whose amino-acid sequence MTKTETIVENYHGTDIADHFRWLEKPETLEVKNWIDEQNEATQDYLATYPKRDKVKEKLTKSWNYPKYSVPQKEGDYYYIHKNNGLQNQAIFYRTKDISSDELEVIIDPNTLNEEGTAAITNLAFTKDGNRLAYGVSLNGSDWQEIRIRNLQTGKDEADVIKWCKFSSIAWNEEGSGFYYNRFPEPGTVDSEDESNYNRVYWHTVGTVQEEDILAYEDTEDKELSFNPILSDDYRYLILSVWKGTENKSRIYYRDEQADEGFVHLLADDDGEYSFIGNEGKLFYFTTSHDAPKEKIIAVHLDKPGKEHWIDIISEQEDVLTFAKIINGQFVVCYLHNAHYKLRIYDLDGRFQKEVSLPNYISLSGVTGKKTASTMFIGYTSYLVPTTIARYDFEKDELNTVFNTSELFVATGFETTQVFYPSKDGTRIPMFLTHRKGLKLTGDNPVLLYGYGGFNVNLTPAFSPSQRMWIEAGGVYAVANLRGGGEFGEEWYKAGTLGQKQNVFDDFIAAAEWLIEQNYTNSKKLAIMGGSNGGLLVATCITQRPDLYGAALCLVPVTDMLRYHKFTVGRYWVTDYGNAETNPEHFEFMYKYSPLHNVKEGVEYPPTLVTTADTDDRVVPWHATKFAATLQAAQLGNNPILLRVEKNAGHGLGKPTVKIIEEQTDMYAFLFKTLEIEI is encoded by the coding sequence ATGACAAAGACAGAAACGATTGTTGAAAACTACCATGGTACTGATATTGCAGATCATTTTCGCTGGCTCGAAAAGCCGGAAACTTTAGAGGTGAAGAATTGGATTGATGAACAAAATGAAGCAACCCAAGACTATTTAGCAACGTATCCGAAACGGGATAAAGTGAAAGAGAAATTAACGAAATCATGGAATTATCCGAAATACTCCGTTCCGCAAAAAGAAGGGGACTATTATTATATTCATAAAAATAATGGATTACAAAACCAAGCTATCTTTTATCGGACAAAGGATATATCATCAGATGAACTTGAGGTCATTATAGATCCGAATACGTTGAATGAAGAAGGGACGGCAGCGATAACGAATCTTGCGTTTACGAAAGATGGGAATCGCCTAGCCTACGGTGTTTCATTGAACGGAAGTGACTGGCAGGAAATCCGAATCCGCAATTTACAGACGGGAAAAGACGAAGCTGACGTCATCAAATGGTGCAAGTTTAGCAGTATTGCATGGAATGAAGAGGGAAGCGGGTTTTATTATAATCGATTCCCTGAACCTGGGACGGTCGATTCAGAAGATGAGAGTAACTATAACCGCGTTTACTGGCACACGGTTGGTACAGTCCAAGAAGAGGATATTCTGGCATATGAAGACACTGAGGATAAAGAGTTATCTTTTAATCCAATACTCTCTGATGATTATCGTTATTTGATTTTATCAGTATGGAAAGGAACAGAAAATAAAAGTCGTATCTATTATCGTGATGAACAAGCTGATGAAGGATTTGTTCATTTATTGGCAGACGATGACGGCGAATATTCGTTTATAGGAAATGAAGGGAAGCTCTTTTACTTCACGACTAGTCACGATGCACCGAAAGAAAAAATTATTGCTGTTCATTTGGACAAACCAGGGAAAGAACATTGGATTGATATCATTTCCGAACAGGAAGACGTCCTCACATTTGCAAAAATTATTAATGGGCAGTTTGTCGTATGCTATTTGCATAATGCTCATTACAAACTACGTATTTATGATTTGGACGGACGGTTCCAAAAAGAAGTGTCTCTTCCTAACTACATTTCCTTATCAGGCGTGACCGGCAAGAAAACAGCCTCAACGATGTTCATAGGATATACATCTTATTTGGTGCCGACAACGATTGCACGCTATGATTTTGAAAAAGATGAATTGAATACTGTATTTAATACGTCAGAGTTATTTGTAGCAACAGGCTTCGAGACTACCCAAGTGTTTTATCCATCCAAAGATGGCACGCGTATTCCGATGTTCCTGACGCATCGAAAGGGGTTGAAATTGACGGGCGATAATCCTGTTTTGTTATATGGTTATGGCGGTTTTAATGTTAACTTGACTCCGGCTTTTTCCCCATCACAGCGTATGTGGATTGAGGCGGGCGGCGTGTATGCGGTCGCGAATTTACGCGGTGGTGGAGAATTCGGTGAGGAATGGTACAAAGCGGGGACGTTGGGGCAAAAGCAAAATGTCTTTGACGACTTCATTGCAGCAGCAGAGTGGCTGATTGAACAAAACTATACGAACAGCAAGAAGCTTGCCATTATGGGGGGAAGTAATGGTGGATTGCTTGTCGCAACATGCATCACTCAGCGGCCTGATCTATATGGGGCAGCACTTTGTCTCGTTCCTGTCACTGATATGCTGCGCTATCATAAATTTACTGTGGGACGCTATTGGGTGACCGATTACGGAAATGCTGAAACAAATCCGGAACATTTCGAGTTCATGTACAAGTATTCTCCGCTTCATAATGTCAAAGAAGGCGTCGAGTATCCACCGACACTTGTGACAACAGCTGATACTGATGATCGGGTGGTGCCGTGGCATGCGACGAAATTTGCAGCGACATTGCAAGCGGCACAACTAGGAAACAATCCAATTCTTCTGCGGGTGGAAAAGAATGCCGGCCACGGTCTAGGCAAACCGACTGTTAAAATAATAGAAGAACAGACGGATATGTATGCGTTCTTGTTTAAAACATTGGAGATTGAAATTTAA